One Lemur catta isolate mLemCat1 chromosome 15, mLemCat1.pri, whole genome shotgun sequence genomic window carries:
- the CAMTA2 gene encoding calmodulin-binding transcription activator 2 isoform X2: MGTDSPSPRPLRPGVTLPPGSLTMNTKDTTEVAENSHHLKIFLPKKLLECLPRCPLLPPERLRWNTNEEIASYLITFEKHDEWLSCAPKTRPQNGSIILYNRKKVKYRKDGYLWKKRKDGKTTREDHMKLKVQGMECLYGCYVHSSIVPTFHRRCYWLLQNPDIVLVHYLNVPALEDCGKGCSPIFCSISSDRREWLKWSREELLGQLKPMFHGIKWSCGNGTEEFSVEQLVQQILDTHPTKPTPRTHACLCSGGLGSGSLTHKCSSTKHRIISPKVEPRALTLTSIPHPHPPEPPPLIAPLPQELPKAHTSPSSSSSSSSSSGFAEPLEIRPSPPTSQGSSSRGGTAILLLTGLEQRAGGLTPTRHLAPQADPRPSMSLAVVVGSEPSAPPAPPSPAFDPDRFLNSPQRGQTYGGGQGVSPDFPEAEAAHIPCPALEPAAALEPQAAARGPSPQSAAGRRRGNCFFIQDDDSGEELKGQGAAPPVPSPPPSPPPSPAPLEPSGRVGRGEALFGGPGGASELEPFSLSSFPDLMGELISDEAPSIPAPTPQLSPALSTITDFSPEWSYPEGGVKVLITGPWTEAAEHYSCVFDHIAVPASLVQPGVLRCYCPAHEVGLVSLQVAGREGPLSASVLFEYRARRFLSLPSTQLDWLSLDDNQFRMSILERLEQMEKRMAEIAAAGRAPREGPDAPTIQDEGQGPGFEARVVVLVESMIPRSTWRGPERLAHGSPFRGMSLLHLAAAQGYARLIETLSQWRSVETGSLDLEQEVDPLNVDHFSCTPLMWACALGHLEAAVLLFRWNRQALSIPDSLGRLPLSVAHSRGHVRLARCLEELQRREASVEPPLALLPPSSSPDTGLSSVSSPSELSDGTFSVTSAYSSAPDGSPPPAPLPASEITMEEMVPGQLSSGAPEAPLLLMDYEATSSKGPPASPPALPPAPDDEAAPEDADRPQAVDVIPVDMISLAKQIIEATPERIKREDFMGLPEAGASMRERTGAVGLSETMSWLASYLDNVDHFPSSAPPSELPFERSRLGIPPAPSWAEFLSASTSGKMESDFALLTLSDHEQRELYEAARVIQTAFRKYKGRRLKEQQEVAAAVIQRCYRKYKQFALYKKMTQAAILIQSKFRSYYEQKRFQQSRRAAVLIQQHYRSYRRRPGPPHRPSGTLPARSKGSFLTKKQDQAARKIMRFLRRCRHRMRELKQNQELEGLPQPGLAT; this comes from the exons ATGGG CACAGactccccctccccccggcccctCAGGCCGGGGGTGACCTTGCCCCCTGGATCCCTCACCATGAATACCAAGGACACCACCGAGGTTGCTG AGAATAGCCACCACCTGAAGATCTTTCTCCCCAAGAAGCTGCTGGAATGTCTTCCTCGCTGCCCGCTGCTGCCTCCAGAGCGGCTACGGTGGAATACAAATGAG GAGATTGCATCCTACTTGATCACCTTTGAGAAGCATGATGAGTGGCTATCCTGTGCCCCAAAGACAAG GCCTCAGAATGGCTCCATCATCCTCTATAACCGCAAGAAAGTGAAATACCGGAAGGATGGTTACCTCTGGAAGAAGCGGAAGGATGGGAAGACCACCCGAGAGGACCACATGAAGCTGAAGGTCCAGGGCATGGAG TGTCTCTATGGCTGCTACGTTCACTCTTCCATCGTCCCCACATTCCATCGGCGCTGCTACTGGCTGCTCCAG AACCCTGACATCGTCCTTGTGCACTACCTGAACGTCCCAGCCCTGGAGGATTGTGGAAAGGGCTGCAGCCCCATCTTTTGTTCCATCAGCAGCGACCGGCGAGAGTGGCTGAAGTGGTCCCGGGAGGAGCTGTTGGGACAGCTGAAGCCCATGT TTCATGGCATCAAGTGGAGCTGTGGGAACGGGACAGAGGAGTTCTCTGTAGAACAGCTGGTGCAGCAGATCTTGGACACCCACCCAACCAAGCCTACACCCCGAACCCACGCCTGTCTCTGCAGTGGAGGCCTTG GTTCTGGGAGCCTTACCCACAAATGCAGCAGCACGAAACACCGCATCATCTCTCCCAAAGTGGAGCCCCGAGCTTTAACCCTGACCTctatcccccacccccatccccccgagccTCCTCCACTGATAGCCCCACTTCCCCAAGAGCTCCCCAAGGCACATACCTCcccatcctcttcttcctcttcctcctcctcatcaggTTTTGCAGAACCCCTAGAAATCAGACCTAGCCCTCCCACCTCTCAAGGGAGTTCGTCGAGAGGAGGCACTGCTATCCTCCTCCTGACGGGACTGGAGCAGCGTGCTGGGGGCTTGACGCCCACCAGGCACTTGGCTCCCCAGGCTGATCCTAGGCCTTCCATGAGCTTGGCTGTGGTCGTAGGCTCTGAGCCCTCTGCCCCACCAGCTCCTCCCAGTCCTGCCTTTGACCCTGATCGTTTTCTAAACAGCCCCCAGCGGGGCCAGACATATGGAGGGGGGCAGGGAGTGAGCCCAGACTTCCCTGAGGCGGAGGCTGCCCATATCCCCTGTCCCGCCCTAGAGCCTGCTGCTGCCCTAGAGCCCCAGGCAGCTGCTCGGGGTCCCTCTCCACAGTCAGCAGCAGGTAGGAGAAGAGGAAACTGCTTCTTCATCCAAGATGATGACAGTGGGGAGGAGCTCAAGGGCCAGGGAGCTGCCCCACCTGTTCCTTcaccccctccctcacccccaccctcacctgcccCCTTGGAGCCATCAGGCAGGGTAGGAAGAGGGGAGGCCTTGTTTGGAGGACCTGGTGGGGCCAGCGAACTGGAGCCCTTCAGTCTTTCATCATTCCCGGACCTTATGGGAGAACTCATCAGCGACGAAGCTCCAAGCATCCCTGCCCCAACCCCCCAGCTGTCTCCTGCTCTTAGCACCATCACAGACTTCTCCCCAGAGTGGTCCTACCCAGAG GGTGGGGTCAAGGTGCTCATCACAGGTCCTTGGACAGAGGCCGCTGAGCATTACTCCTGTGTCTTTGATCACATCGCAGTACCAGCCTCACTTGTCCAGCCTGGTGTCTTACGCTGCTACTGTCCCG cccatgAGGTAGGGCTGGTGTCTTTGCAGGTGGCAGGGCGGGAGGGGCCCCTTTCTGCTTCTGTGCTCTTTGAGTATCGAGCCCGCCGATTCCTGTCTCTGCCTAGTACTCAGCTTGACTGGTTGTCACTGGACG ACAACCAGTTCCGGATGTCCATACTGGAGCGACTGGAACAGATGGAGAAGCGGATGGCAGAAATTGCAGCAGCCGGGCGGGCACCTCGCGAGGGTCCTGATGCTCCTACGATACAG GATGAAGGCCAGGGGCCTGGATTCGAGGCACGGGTGGTGGTCTTGGTAGAGAGCATGATCCCGCGCTCCACCTGGAGGGGTCCTGAACGTCTGGCCCACGGAAGCCCCTTCCGAGGCATGAGCCTCCTGCACCTGGCCGCTGCCCAGGGCTATGCCCGCCTCATCGAGACCCTGAGCCAGTGGCG GAGCGTGGAGACTGGAAGCTTGGACTTAGAGCAAGAGGTTGACCCACTCAACGTGGATCACTTCTCTTGTACCCCTCTG ATGTGGGCTTGTGCCCTGGGACACCTGGAAGCTGCTGTGCTCCTTTTCCGTTGGAACCGACAGGCGCTGAGCATTCCTGACTCTCTGGGCCGTCTACCCCTGTCAGTGGCTCATTCCCGGGGTCATGTGCGCCTTGCCCGCTGCCTTGAGGAACTGCAGAGACGGGAGGCTTCAGTTGAGCCCCCACTTGCCCTATTGCCACCCTCCTCCAGCCCAGACACTG GTCTGAGCAGCGTCTCCTCGCCCTCGGAGCTGTCGGATGGCACTTTCTCTGTCACATCAGCCTATTCTAGTGCCCCAGATGGCAGTCCTCCCCCTGCTCCTCTGCCCGCCTCTGAGATTACTATGGAGGAGATGGTCCCAGGCCAGCTCTCCTCTGGTGCCCCAGAGGCTCCCCTACTCCTCATGGACTATGAGGCCACCAGTTCCAAAgggcccccagcctcccctcctgccctccctccagccccagatGATGAGGCTGCTCCAGAGGATGCTGACAGGCCACAGGCTGTGGATGTGATCCCG GTGGACATGATCTCACTGGCCAAACAGATCATTGAGGCCACACCAGAGCGGATTAAACGAGAGGACTTCATGGGGCTGCCTGAGGCCGGAGCCTCCATGCGGGAGCGGACAGGGGCTGTGGGGCTCAGCGAGACCATGTCCTGGCTGGCCAGCTACCTGGATAATGTGGATCATTTCCCCAGCTCAGCCCCTCCCAG TGAACTGCCTTTTGAGCGAAGTCGCCTGGGCATCCCCCCAGCACCTTCCTGGGCAGagtttctctctgcatctaccaGTGGCAAGATGGAAAGTGATTTTGCCCTGTTGACACTATCAGATCATGAGCAGCGGGAACTGTATGAGGCAGCCCGAGTCATCCAGACAGCCTTCCGGAAGTACAAG gGCCGTCGGCTAAAGGAGCAGCAGGAGGTAGCAGCAGCTGTGATCCAGCGCTGTTACAGGAAATACAAGCAG ttTGCACTCTACAAGAAGATGACCCAGGCAGCCATCCTGATCCAGAGCAAGTTCCGAAGCTACTATGAGCAGAAACGATTTCAGCAGAGCCGCCGAGCAGCTGTGCTCATTCAGCAGCACTACCGCTCCTACCgccgcaggcccgggcctccACACCGGCCCTCTGGCACCCTGCCTGCCCGCAGCAA AGGCTCCTTTCTCACCAAGAAGCAGGATCAGGCAGCCCGGAAGATCATGAGATTCCTGCGGCGCTGCCGACACAG GATGAGGGAATTGAAGCAGAACCAGGAGCTGGAAGGGCTTCCCCAGCCAGGACTGGCCACCTGA
- the CAMTA2 gene encoding calmodulin-binding transcription activator 2 isoform X1, translating into MGTDSPSPRPLRPGVTLPPGSLTMNTKDTTEVAENSHHLKIFLPKKLLECLPRCPLLPPERLRWNTNEEIASYLITFEKHDEWLSCAPKTRPQNGSIILYNRKKVKYRKDGYLWKKRKDGKTTREDHMKLKVQGMEPVSWQCLYGCYVHSSIVPTFHRRCYWLLQNPDIVLVHYLNVPALEDCGKGCSPIFCSISSDRREWLKWSREELLGQLKPMFHGIKWSCGNGTEEFSVEQLVQQILDTHPTKPTPRTHACLCSGGLGSGSLTHKCSSTKHRIISPKVEPRALTLTSIPHPHPPEPPPLIAPLPQELPKAHTSPSSSSSSSSSSGFAEPLEIRPSPPTSQGSSSRGGTAILLLTGLEQRAGGLTPTRHLAPQADPRPSMSLAVVVGSEPSAPPAPPSPAFDPDRFLNSPQRGQTYGGGQGVSPDFPEAEAAHIPCPALEPAAALEPQAAARGPSPQSAAGRRRGNCFFIQDDDSGEELKGQGAAPPVPSPPPSPPPSPAPLEPSGRVGRGEALFGGPGGASELEPFSLSSFPDLMGELISDEAPSIPAPTPQLSPALSTITDFSPEWSYPEGGVKVLITGPWTEAAEHYSCVFDHIAVPASLVQPGVLRCYCPAHEVGLVSLQVAGREGPLSASVLFEYRARRFLSLPSTQLDWLSLDDNQFRMSILERLEQMEKRMAEIAAAGRAPREGPDAPTIQDEGQGPGFEARVVVLVESMIPRSTWRGPERLAHGSPFRGMSLLHLAAAQGYARLIETLSQWRSVETGSLDLEQEVDPLNVDHFSCTPLMWACALGHLEAAVLLFRWNRQALSIPDSLGRLPLSVAHSRGHVRLARCLEELQRREASVEPPLALLPPSSSPDTGLSSVSSPSELSDGTFSVTSAYSSAPDGSPPPAPLPASEITMEEMVPGQLSSGAPEAPLLLMDYEATSSKGPPASPPALPPAPDDEAAPEDADRPQAVDVIPVDMISLAKQIIEATPERIKREDFMGLPEAGASMRERTGAVGLSETMSWLASYLDNVDHFPSSAPPSELPFERSRLGIPPAPSWAEFLSASTSGKMESDFALLTLSDHEQRELYEAARVIQTAFRKYKGRRLKEQQEVAAAVIQRCYRKYKQFALYKKMTQAAILIQSKFRSYYEQKRFQQSRRAAVLIQQHYRSYRRRPGPPHRPSGTLPARSKGSFLTKKQDQAARKIMRFLRRCRHRMRELKQNQELEGLPQPGLAT; encoded by the exons ATGGG CACAGactccccctccccccggcccctCAGGCCGGGGGTGACCTTGCCCCCTGGATCCCTCACCATGAATACCAAGGACACCACCGAGGTTGCTG AGAATAGCCACCACCTGAAGATCTTTCTCCCCAAGAAGCTGCTGGAATGTCTTCCTCGCTGCCCGCTGCTGCCTCCAGAGCGGCTACGGTGGAATACAAATGAG GAGATTGCATCCTACTTGATCACCTTTGAGAAGCATGATGAGTGGCTATCCTGTGCCCCAAAGACAAG GCCTCAGAATGGCTCCATCATCCTCTATAACCGCAAGAAAGTGAAATACCGGAAGGATGGTTACCTCTGGAAGAAGCGGAAGGATGGGAAGACCACCCGAGAGGACCACATGAAGCTGAAGGTCCAGGGCATGGAG cctgtctCCTGGCAGTGTCTCTATGGCTGCTACGTTCACTCTTCCATCGTCCCCACATTCCATCGGCGCTGCTACTGGCTGCTCCAG AACCCTGACATCGTCCTTGTGCACTACCTGAACGTCCCAGCCCTGGAGGATTGTGGAAAGGGCTGCAGCCCCATCTTTTGTTCCATCAGCAGCGACCGGCGAGAGTGGCTGAAGTGGTCCCGGGAGGAGCTGTTGGGACAGCTGAAGCCCATGT TTCATGGCATCAAGTGGAGCTGTGGGAACGGGACAGAGGAGTTCTCTGTAGAACAGCTGGTGCAGCAGATCTTGGACACCCACCCAACCAAGCCTACACCCCGAACCCACGCCTGTCTCTGCAGTGGAGGCCTTG GTTCTGGGAGCCTTACCCACAAATGCAGCAGCACGAAACACCGCATCATCTCTCCCAAAGTGGAGCCCCGAGCTTTAACCCTGACCTctatcccccacccccatccccccgagccTCCTCCACTGATAGCCCCACTTCCCCAAGAGCTCCCCAAGGCACATACCTCcccatcctcttcttcctcttcctcctcctcatcaggTTTTGCAGAACCCCTAGAAATCAGACCTAGCCCTCCCACCTCTCAAGGGAGTTCGTCGAGAGGAGGCACTGCTATCCTCCTCCTGACGGGACTGGAGCAGCGTGCTGGGGGCTTGACGCCCACCAGGCACTTGGCTCCCCAGGCTGATCCTAGGCCTTCCATGAGCTTGGCTGTGGTCGTAGGCTCTGAGCCCTCTGCCCCACCAGCTCCTCCCAGTCCTGCCTTTGACCCTGATCGTTTTCTAAACAGCCCCCAGCGGGGCCAGACATATGGAGGGGGGCAGGGAGTGAGCCCAGACTTCCCTGAGGCGGAGGCTGCCCATATCCCCTGTCCCGCCCTAGAGCCTGCTGCTGCCCTAGAGCCCCAGGCAGCTGCTCGGGGTCCCTCTCCACAGTCAGCAGCAGGTAGGAGAAGAGGAAACTGCTTCTTCATCCAAGATGATGACAGTGGGGAGGAGCTCAAGGGCCAGGGAGCTGCCCCACCTGTTCCTTcaccccctccctcacccccaccctcacctgcccCCTTGGAGCCATCAGGCAGGGTAGGAAGAGGGGAGGCCTTGTTTGGAGGACCTGGTGGGGCCAGCGAACTGGAGCCCTTCAGTCTTTCATCATTCCCGGACCTTATGGGAGAACTCATCAGCGACGAAGCTCCAAGCATCCCTGCCCCAACCCCCCAGCTGTCTCCTGCTCTTAGCACCATCACAGACTTCTCCCCAGAGTGGTCCTACCCAGAG GGTGGGGTCAAGGTGCTCATCACAGGTCCTTGGACAGAGGCCGCTGAGCATTACTCCTGTGTCTTTGATCACATCGCAGTACCAGCCTCACTTGTCCAGCCTGGTGTCTTACGCTGCTACTGTCCCG cccatgAGGTAGGGCTGGTGTCTTTGCAGGTGGCAGGGCGGGAGGGGCCCCTTTCTGCTTCTGTGCTCTTTGAGTATCGAGCCCGCCGATTCCTGTCTCTGCCTAGTACTCAGCTTGACTGGTTGTCACTGGACG ACAACCAGTTCCGGATGTCCATACTGGAGCGACTGGAACAGATGGAGAAGCGGATGGCAGAAATTGCAGCAGCCGGGCGGGCACCTCGCGAGGGTCCTGATGCTCCTACGATACAG GATGAAGGCCAGGGGCCTGGATTCGAGGCACGGGTGGTGGTCTTGGTAGAGAGCATGATCCCGCGCTCCACCTGGAGGGGTCCTGAACGTCTGGCCCACGGAAGCCCCTTCCGAGGCATGAGCCTCCTGCACCTGGCCGCTGCCCAGGGCTATGCCCGCCTCATCGAGACCCTGAGCCAGTGGCG GAGCGTGGAGACTGGAAGCTTGGACTTAGAGCAAGAGGTTGACCCACTCAACGTGGATCACTTCTCTTGTACCCCTCTG ATGTGGGCTTGTGCCCTGGGACACCTGGAAGCTGCTGTGCTCCTTTTCCGTTGGAACCGACAGGCGCTGAGCATTCCTGACTCTCTGGGCCGTCTACCCCTGTCAGTGGCTCATTCCCGGGGTCATGTGCGCCTTGCCCGCTGCCTTGAGGAACTGCAGAGACGGGAGGCTTCAGTTGAGCCCCCACTTGCCCTATTGCCACCCTCCTCCAGCCCAGACACTG GTCTGAGCAGCGTCTCCTCGCCCTCGGAGCTGTCGGATGGCACTTTCTCTGTCACATCAGCCTATTCTAGTGCCCCAGATGGCAGTCCTCCCCCTGCTCCTCTGCCCGCCTCTGAGATTACTATGGAGGAGATGGTCCCAGGCCAGCTCTCCTCTGGTGCCCCAGAGGCTCCCCTACTCCTCATGGACTATGAGGCCACCAGTTCCAAAgggcccccagcctcccctcctgccctccctccagccccagatGATGAGGCTGCTCCAGAGGATGCTGACAGGCCACAGGCTGTGGATGTGATCCCG GTGGACATGATCTCACTGGCCAAACAGATCATTGAGGCCACACCAGAGCGGATTAAACGAGAGGACTTCATGGGGCTGCCTGAGGCCGGAGCCTCCATGCGGGAGCGGACAGGGGCTGTGGGGCTCAGCGAGACCATGTCCTGGCTGGCCAGCTACCTGGATAATGTGGATCATTTCCCCAGCTCAGCCCCTCCCAG TGAACTGCCTTTTGAGCGAAGTCGCCTGGGCATCCCCCCAGCACCTTCCTGGGCAGagtttctctctgcatctaccaGTGGCAAGATGGAAAGTGATTTTGCCCTGTTGACACTATCAGATCATGAGCAGCGGGAACTGTATGAGGCAGCCCGAGTCATCCAGACAGCCTTCCGGAAGTACAAG gGCCGTCGGCTAAAGGAGCAGCAGGAGGTAGCAGCAGCTGTGATCCAGCGCTGTTACAGGAAATACAAGCAG ttTGCACTCTACAAGAAGATGACCCAGGCAGCCATCCTGATCCAGAGCAAGTTCCGAAGCTACTATGAGCAGAAACGATTTCAGCAGAGCCGCCGAGCAGCTGTGCTCATTCAGCAGCACTACCGCTCCTACCgccgcaggcccgggcctccACACCGGCCCTCTGGCACCCTGCCTGCCCGCAGCAA AGGCTCCTTTCTCACCAAGAAGCAGGATCAGGCAGCCCGGAAGATCATGAGATTCCTGCGGCGCTGCCGACACAG GATGAGGGAATTGAAGCAGAACCAGGAGCTGGAAGGGCTTCCCCAGCCAGGACTGGCCACCTGA
- the CAMTA2 gene encoding calmodulin-binding transcription activator 2 isoform X5 — protein MGTDSPSPRPLRPGVTLPPGSLTMNTKDTTEVAENSHHLKIFLPKKLLECLPRCPLLPPERLRWNTNEEIASYLITFEKHDEWLSCAPKTRPQNGSIILYNRKKVKYRKDGYLWKKRKDGKTTREDHMKLKVQGMENPDIVLVHYLNVPALEDCGKGCSPIFCSISSDRREWLKWSREELLGQLKPMFHGIKWSCGNGTEEFSVEQLVQQILDTHPTKPTPRTHACLCSGGLGSGSLTHKCSSTKHRIISPKVEPRALTLTSIPHPHPPEPPPLIAPLPQELPKAHTSPSSSSSSSSSSGFAEPLEIRPSPPTSQGSSSRGGTAILLLTGLEQRAGGLTPTRHLAPQADPRPSMSLAVVVGSEPSAPPAPPSPAFDPDRFLNSPQRGQTYGGGQGVSPDFPEAEAAHIPCPALEPAAALEPQAAARGPSPQSAAGRRRGNCFFIQDDDSGEELKGQGAAPPVPSPPPSPPPSPAPLEPSGRVGRGEALFGGPGGASELEPFSLSSFPDLMGELISDEAPSIPAPTPQLSPALSTITDFSPEWSYPEGGVKVLITGPWTEAAEHYSCVFDHIAVPASLVQPGVLRCYCPAHEVGLVSLQVAGREGPLSASVLFEYRARRFLSLPSTQLDWLSLDDNQFRMSILERLEQMEKRMAEIAAAGRAPREGPDAPTIQDEGQGPGFEARVVVLVESMIPRSTWRGPERLAHGSPFRGMSLLHLAAAQGYARLIETLSQWRSVETGSLDLEQEVDPLNVDHFSCTPLMWACALGHLEAAVLLFRWNRQALSIPDSLGRLPLSVAHSRGHVRLARCLEELQRREASVEPPLALLPPSSSPDTGLSSVSSPSELSDGTFSVTSAYSSAPDGSPPPAPLPASEITMEEMVPGQLSSGAPEAPLLLMDYEATSSKGPPASPPALPPAPDDEAAPEDADRPQAVDVIPVDMISLAKQIIEATPERIKREDFMGLPEAGASMRERTGAVGLSETMSWLASYLDNVDHFPSSAPPSELPFERSRLGIPPAPSWAEFLSASTSGKMESDFALLTLSDHEQRELYEAARVIQTAFRKYKGRRLKEQQEVAAAVIQRCYRKYKQFALYKKMTQAAILIQSKFRSYYEQKRFQQSRRAAVLIQQHYRSYRRRPGPPHRPSGTLPARSKGSFLTKKQDQAARKIMRFLRRCRHRMRELKQNQELEGLPQPGLAT, from the exons ATGGG CACAGactccccctccccccggcccctCAGGCCGGGGGTGACCTTGCCCCCTGGATCCCTCACCATGAATACCAAGGACACCACCGAGGTTGCTG AGAATAGCCACCACCTGAAGATCTTTCTCCCCAAGAAGCTGCTGGAATGTCTTCCTCGCTGCCCGCTGCTGCCTCCAGAGCGGCTACGGTGGAATACAAATGAG GAGATTGCATCCTACTTGATCACCTTTGAGAAGCATGATGAGTGGCTATCCTGTGCCCCAAAGACAAG GCCTCAGAATGGCTCCATCATCCTCTATAACCGCAAGAAAGTGAAATACCGGAAGGATGGTTACCTCTGGAAGAAGCGGAAGGATGGGAAGACCACCCGAGAGGACCACATGAAGCTGAAGGTCCAGGGCATGGAG AACCCTGACATCGTCCTTGTGCACTACCTGAACGTCCCAGCCCTGGAGGATTGTGGAAAGGGCTGCAGCCCCATCTTTTGTTCCATCAGCAGCGACCGGCGAGAGTGGCTGAAGTGGTCCCGGGAGGAGCTGTTGGGACAGCTGAAGCCCATGT TTCATGGCATCAAGTGGAGCTGTGGGAACGGGACAGAGGAGTTCTCTGTAGAACAGCTGGTGCAGCAGATCTTGGACACCCACCCAACCAAGCCTACACCCCGAACCCACGCCTGTCTCTGCAGTGGAGGCCTTG GTTCTGGGAGCCTTACCCACAAATGCAGCAGCACGAAACACCGCATCATCTCTCCCAAAGTGGAGCCCCGAGCTTTAACCCTGACCTctatcccccacccccatccccccgagccTCCTCCACTGATAGCCCCACTTCCCCAAGAGCTCCCCAAGGCACATACCTCcccatcctcttcttcctcttcctcctcctcatcaggTTTTGCAGAACCCCTAGAAATCAGACCTAGCCCTCCCACCTCTCAAGGGAGTTCGTCGAGAGGAGGCACTGCTATCCTCCTCCTGACGGGACTGGAGCAGCGTGCTGGGGGCTTGACGCCCACCAGGCACTTGGCTCCCCAGGCTGATCCTAGGCCTTCCATGAGCTTGGCTGTGGTCGTAGGCTCTGAGCCCTCTGCCCCACCAGCTCCTCCCAGTCCTGCCTTTGACCCTGATCGTTTTCTAAACAGCCCCCAGCGGGGCCAGACATATGGAGGGGGGCAGGGAGTGAGCCCAGACTTCCCTGAGGCGGAGGCTGCCCATATCCCCTGTCCCGCCCTAGAGCCTGCTGCTGCCCTAGAGCCCCAGGCAGCTGCTCGGGGTCCCTCTCCACAGTCAGCAGCAGGTAGGAGAAGAGGAAACTGCTTCTTCATCCAAGATGATGACAGTGGGGAGGAGCTCAAGGGCCAGGGAGCTGCCCCACCTGTTCCTTcaccccctccctcacccccaccctcacctgcccCCTTGGAGCCATCAGGCAGGGTAGGAAGAGGGGAGGCCTTGTTTGGAGGACCTGGTGGGGCCAGCGAACTGGAGCCCTTCAGTCTTTCATCATTCCCGGACCTTATGGGAGAACTCATCAGCGACGAAGCTCCAAGCATCCCTGCCCCAACCCCCCAGCTGTCTCCTGCTCTTAGCACCATCACAGACTTCTCCCCAGAGTGGTCCTACCCAGAG GGTGGGGTCAAGGTGCTCATCACAGGTCCTTGGACAGAGGCCGCTGAGCATTACTCCTGTGTCTTTGATCACATCGCAGTACCAGCCTCACTTGTCCAGCCTGGTGTCTTACGCTGCTACTGTCCCG cccatgAGGTAGGGCTGGTGTCTTTGCAGGTGGCAGGGCGGGAGGGGCCCCTTTCTGCTTCTGTGCTCTTTGAGTATCGAGCCCGCCGATTCCTGTCTCTGCCTAGTACTCAGCTTGACTGGTTGTCACTGGACG ACAACCAGTTCCGGATGTCCATACTGGAGCGACTGGAACAGATGGAGAAGCGGATGGCAGAAATTGCAGCAGCCGGGCGGGCACCTCGCGAGGGTCCTGATGCTCCTACGATACAG GATGAAGGCCAGGGGCCTGGATTCGAGGCACGGGTGGTGGTCTTGGTAGAGAGCATGATCCCGCGCTCCACCTGGAGGGGTCCTGAACGTCTGGCCCACGGAAGCCCCTTCCGAGGCATGAGCCTCCTGCACCTGGCCGCTGCCCAGGGCTATGCCCGCCTCATCGAGACCCTGAGCCAGTGGCG GAGCGTGGAGACTGGAAGCTTGGACTTAGAGCAAGAGGTTGACCCACTCAACGTGGATCACTTCTCTTGTACCCCTCTG ATGTGGGCTTGTGCCCTGGGACACCTGGAAGCTGCTGTGCTCCTTTTCCGTTGGAACCGACAGGCGCTGAGCATTCCTGACTCTCTGGGCCGTCTACCCCTGTCAGTGGCTCATTCCCGGGGTCATGTGCGCCTTGCCCGCTGCCTTGAGGAACTGCAGAGACGGGAGGCTTCAGTTGAGCCCCCACTTGCCCTATTGCCACCCTCCTCCAGCCCAGACACTG GTCTGAGCAGCGTCTCCTCGCCCTCGGAGCTGTCGGATGGCACTTTCTCTGTCACATCAGCCTATTCTAGTGCCCCAGATGGCAGTCCTCCCCCTGCTCCTCTGCCCGCCTCTGAGATTACTATGGAGGAGATGGTCCCAGGCCAGCTCTCCTCTGGTGCCCCAGAGGCTCCCCTACTCCTCATGGACTATGAGGCCACCAGTTCCAAAgggcccccagcctcccctcctgccctccctccagccccagatGATGAGGCTGCTCCAGAGGATGCTGACAGGCCACAGGCTGTGGATGTGATCCCG GTGGACATGATCTCACTGGCCAAACAGATCATTGAGGCCACACCAGAGCGGATTAAACGAGAGGACTTCATGGGGCTGCCTGAGGCCGGAGCCTCCATGCGGGAGCGGACAGGGGCTGTGGGGCTCAGCGAGACCATGTCCTGGCTGGCCAGCTACCTGGATAATGTGGATCATTTCCCCAGCTCAGCCCCTCCCAG TGAACTGCCTTTTGAGCGAAGTCGCCTGGGCATCCCCCCAGCACCTTCCTGGGCAGagtttctctctgcatctaccaGTGGCAAGATGGAAAGTGATTTTGCCCTGTTGACACTATCAGATCATGAGCAGCGGGAACTGTATGAGGCAGCCCGAGTCATCCAGACAGCCTTCCGGAAGTACAAG gGCCGTCGGCTAAAGGAGCAGCAGGAGGTAGCAGCAGCTGTGATCCAGCGCTGTTACAGGAAATACAAGCAG ttTGCACTCTACAAGAAGATGACCCAGGCAGCCATCCTGATCCAGAGCAAGTTCCGAAGCTACTATGAGCAGAAACGATTTCAGCAGAGCCGCCGAGCAGCTGTGCTCATTCAGCAGCACTACCGCTCCTACCgccgcaggcccgggcctccACACCGGCCCTCTGGCACCCTGCCTGCCCGCAGCAA AGGCTCCTTTCTCACCAAGAAGCAGGATCAGGCAGCCCGGAAGATCATGAGATTCCTGCGGCGCTGCCGACACAG GATGAGGGAATTGAAGCAGAACCAGGAGCTGGAAGGGCTTCCCCAGCCAGGACTGGCCACCTGA